Proteins encoded by one window of Sorex araneus isolate mSorAra2 chromosome 3, mSorAra2.pri, whole genome shotgun sequence:
- the LOC101537202 gene encoding olfactory receptor 4N2-like: protein MERENSSVVTEFILLGLTQSQNIQLLIFVLILIFYLIILPGNLLIIFTIRSDPGLSAPLYFFLGNLAFLDASYSFIVAPRMLMDFLSEKKIISYRSCIAQLFFLHFLGGGEELLLVVMAFDRYIAICRPLYYSTVMNPRVCYALVFGQWLGGFIHSIIQVAIILRLPFCGPNELDNFFCDVPQIIKLACTDTFAVELLMVFNSGLLTLLCFLGLLASYAVILCHVHGSAGEGKSKAISTCTTHIIVIFLMFGPAIFIYTRPFRALPADKVVSFFHTVIFPLMNPVIYTLRNQEVKASMKKLLIRHVVC, encoded by the coding sequence atggagagagagaacagctcaGTTGTAACAGAATTCATTCTCCTTGGTCTGACTCAATCACAAAATATTCAGCTACTCATCTTTGTgctgattttaattttctacCTTATTATCCTCCCTGGAAATTTACTCATCATCTTTACCATAAGGTCAGACCCTGGCCTCTCAGCCCCCCTCTACTTCTTTCTGGGAAACTTGGCTTTCCTGGATGCATCCTACTCCTTCATTGTGGCTCCCAGGATGCTGATGGACTTCCTTTCTGAGAAGAAGATAATCTCCTACAGAAGCTGCATTGCTCAGCTTTTCTTCTTGCACTTCCTTGGAGGAGGGGAAGAACTGCTCCTTGTGGTGATGGCCTTTGATCGCTACATTGCCATTTGTCGACCTTTGTACTATTCAACTGTCATGAACCCTAGAGTCTGTTATGCCTTAGTGTTTGGTCAGTGGCTTGGAGGCTTTATCCACTCCATTATCCAGGTAGCAATCATCCTCCGTTTACCCTTCTGTGGCCCAAATGAACTAGATAATTTCTTCTGTGATGTGCCTCAGATTATCAAGTTGGCCTGCACGGATACCTTTGCAGTGGAACTCTTGATGGTTTTCAACAGTGGTCTCCTCACTCTTCTCTGCTTCCTGGGACTTCTTGCCTCCTACGCAGTCATTCTCTGCCATGTCCATGGGTCTGCTGGTGAAGGGAAGAGCAAGGCGATATCCACATGCACCACTCATATCATCGTTATATTTCTTATGTTTGGACCTGCCATCTTCATTTACACGCGTCCATTCCGAGCCTTGCCAGCTGACAAGGTGGTTTCTTTTTTCCACACAGTCATCTTCCCACTGATGAATCCTGTGATTTATACTCTCCGCAATCAGGAAGTGAAAGCTTCTATGAAGAAATTGCTAATTCGGCATGTAGTGTGCTGA